In the Populus nigra chromosome 2, ddPopNigr1.1, whole genome shotgun sequence genome, TACAGCTAAACAGTGTAGgaataaaaacaatacattTAACAATTAGCAGAACATACTTTCGGCCCCCCGTTGGTAGCATCTGAAATATAGAATTCGAAGTTAATTACTGATCATATTGATAAGTATTCGTTGTTGAAGGATGGACAAGAATACCTTTTTTCATATCTCACCACCATGAAGAATCTCAATGCCCTTTCAATAGTGGCTGGTATATATATGTGGAATGTCAAAGGCATGGAAGGTCTGGGTCACTTGTTCATCCTCTCTGCAAATATTCCATTAACTTAATCTCTACACAGATGTCTTGCCTCGCCTATGAATTAAGATTATCGAAAAATTCCTGATGAATGTATACGAATGCATAGACAGCACACGACGTAGTTCTTAAAGCTGGATCAAGTTAAACTTGTTTCTTGTGATTGCCTGACACATTTGGGTCACTTGTCATTGTAGCATAGCATCTGCTGGGCGTGGCTGATGTGGAGGAAGATAGAGTTTATCCAATCCATTCTCACTTTCTTGAATTGGTCCCCTCACCGTATTAATGGTATGCAAAATTCTAGAAACAGgaggaaggaaaagaaaaaccaaattctacttgcaaaagaaaaggaacacaGGAAAATAGAACTACATACATTTACACTTGTTTGAAGAGGAGAATGCCACTGAGTTGTGCCTTTACATTCAAAACTCGAATAGATCTTGTTAGCTTATtattatgatgaaaaaaaataaaattggcaaTGGATCTATACGTTCTTGCTTTTCTCTTTTGATCTCTGTGTGCATAtcctcttcaaaaaaaaaaaaaaaaactttccttctcttttcattAGCTAACAAAGTTTACAGAGATGGagaaaatcttttcttttcgttAACAGAAAATTTAGATTCGGTACTTCCCTGTCGAACTAACAGGTGGACAAAATCTGCCCTTACAAAGATGGAAAAGGCCGTGTgaagataattgaaaaaatagttgACAACAGTACTAGCTATAGCTACTTGGCCTTTGCTAGCTATCACAAATCAAATCTTGTGTATAAATGCATCTTCTTGCTTATTCTTCTTGATCATAAACATGCAAGAATCTTTCTATATATCAAATTCTTAAGAATATGCAAAATTCCTTGTCCTGCATGCATGCCCATGCCGTCCAATTTCAGTAGCTTTTTATGCGTATGGTGAACATGTACATGCGTCATACGCGATCGTATCCAACATGCTGTGtcccacccacccacccactTGTGATCTCTTCTTTTCCAGCCCTAATTTGTGGTATATATCAATGTTGATGTAATACGGGACAACAATCaattgaggaagaagaagaagcagaataGAAGAGAGGAGAAATTAGGGTATGTCTGCAATTTCTTTAATAAACCATCAAAAGGTGTCAATCTCATATAAATATACGCTTAAACAATCTAAAGCAAACCATAATCAAAACATACCTAACAATCTACTAAAATAAGatgaaatctaaaataaaataaaactaaatcaaataataaaaccaaataaaaatcctataaaataGACTTGAATGTGCTCAATCTCTTAATTAAAAAGTGATGCCTTAATCtatttattgttgtttcaaaCTATACATGTGTGTGATCTATGACAAGGGTCTATTATCTTTATCGACTCTCCTGAGATTGAAAAAACTCATCCCTATCAAGTGTAGCTCTTGGTGGCTCTAATTCAAACCATAATCAAAACATTACTAACAATTGGGCTAAAAACCCACTAAAATAAGACGAagtctaaaataaataaaactaaatccaataataaaaccaaataaaagtCCAATAAAATAGACTCGAATGTGCTCTTCTCCTAATCAAAAAGTGACGAGTTGCGTTATTCCTTGTTGTTTCAGGCTACACACATGTGTGATTTATGACATAGGTCTATTATCCTTATTAACTTTCTTGGGattgaaaaaatttaacctTATCGAGTTTAGCTCTTGGTGGCTTTAATTCAAATCATAATCAAAGCATTACTAACAATTGGGCTAATTGTAATTGTATATGCAATGTAGCCAATCGGTTGGTTACACGTGTCATTGACCTTGttcatatgtgtgtgtgtgtgtgtgcgcatTAATAaagactttatttatttttaatattcatcaaatacttgattaatgaatctaatatttgattaataaatctagagtaaagataaagctTTCGGGACAAAAAtactttgcaaagaaaattataaagtcatTATAATTATAGGATTCCTATATATTACTTCAAAACATTATTTCTAAATGTTCTCGATCAATGTTTTATTAAGATTggacattaattagagttgttgagactgatacatatcatgttattttctttatgaaaagaaGCAGTTATTCTTATAAGTTGGGGTATAAGAAATGCCTAGAACTAATATTTAGATGTCTGTCAGATGACATGCACATTGAACTGACCCGTATGAGAactccatataaaaaaatcacttataTTTATGGAAAGGTTCACGTGAGGATTGTGTATATAAGTGATTCTTAGACTTGAGATTATTAAGTTatatcttatatagaaaattttatgctttaattCTGACTCTGTGTGTGTCCAATGCCTGGTGCACTGGGACGTGTACCCAATATGGGTGTTAGGTGCACACCCAATATCCAAAATTAATTAGGTCCACACGCTACACTTGGACCTAATTATGTACGAGCCTAGGCAGCACCTAGGTCCATTCTTTGTTATTGCCTGAACCTAAAGGCAATTGGGCCCAAACAACAACCTGGGTCTATTTTTGTTGGGCTCAGGTAATATAGTCATCACCCATTTTATCCTGGGGGAGTGTTTTTTGATCTTTAAATGGTGTTTTGGGcttgttaaatttgattttgttgctatttttagaaaaaaaaaactgttaaattGAGAATGGTAAATGGTAGTTAATggattaagttataattaaatCCTATGAAGGATaatcacttcttttttttttctggtcacattttctcttaaattacttttttggaatttattttctagaaatttaCTTATcttggaattcacttttcaaaaacaaaaaaaacttatctgcaaacaaacaaaaccttaaATTCCTTTGTGTTCTCTTGCAAATCAGAATGAAAAGAAGCGTTTTAAGGCTAACTCGTGAGTGAATGGACATGAAGGGCATGTTTCACAAAGCCCGGTTCAAAAGAGCCCAAAACAAATCTTGGTTGCTTGAGGACCAAGCCTTGAGCAAACTTCACATCCCAATATGAAGGAGATGGCAACGGTCTTTTTGTTCATAACTCTGCCCCGGCAACATCCTTGCTCACCTTTATGAGGACTTCAGCTTCCAAATTGCCACGTTTTAGCGATCAAATTGTgctaagaaaggaaagaaaatcagGCGAAATCATTGTCAATATTATCCAGAAtcgatctatatatatatattgaaagatGTTTGTGTTACTCGGAGCCTCCTCTGCATCAAGAATAATAGTTTTTCTCCTTTAAAGCTTAAATCAGTCATCGTGCAAAGAGAAGATCATCGAGCCGAACCTCTCAAAGATTCAAGACAGCCATATCTCCGGCCACCAGTTTGTCACAATAAGAGAGTATaagaaatatataagaaaacgTACAGGGActgaattaagaaaataaaacaagtacagATACCAGATGCCCCAATTATGTTAAAAACTCTAAAACCCTAGTGTAAAAGAAGGGCCctccttccttccttctccttttgttttgggCCGCCACTCTCCCTCTGCCCTTTCTATTTATATCacacacaaaataaaagaaactctTTTTTATCGACCCCGAGGGATCCCAAGACCTGCGAAGCTGTAACAGCCGCCTTTCTTAGTATCGCTGTCAGCGAGCTCTGCCGCCTGCAACCCACTTCctttactttttcttcaatttcttaaaGGTTAgacttcttcttctctgtctaAGCTAAACTTGAAGAAGTTTTCATTCATGGTTCTGTGAATTTTATCTGTTGAATAGTTGCTAATTCGAAAAATATGGTTTTGAGTATGGGATTTATGTAATTAGCTTAATCTACCAGTTGGGTTTCTATGGAGAATCCATATTTCAGTCTTGCAGACGTTATATTATGATTGGGGTTAGGAAATTAGGTTCTGGTTTTAATCTCTGTAGAATTTGTAGTTATTTGTTTCGGACGGTCTGGTTCAATTACATCCCAGGTTctgaattatcattttttttatcacagtGTAGTCCAAATGTCGGATGCTCAAGAAATACAGGATCAACCAACTGAGGCAATTCCGGCCAATGTGTCTCAAAAGGAAGAGGAATCCCGTGATGAAATGCTTTCTCGGCACAGGTATATTGTTCTATAATCTGCATCATCGATTTATTACTGATCCATTTATTTATGATTTGGGTTCAGTGTTTTCTTTACTATTTTAGATGTAGCGGAGATTTTTGGTATTGTGTGAAAACTCAGTTATCACATAGCTTTCTAATGTACCAGTTTTTGAGGGTAGGGTATGAGGAAATAACCATTATTGCTATGATGGTGGTGACCTTATGTTTCATTTGTTACGAGGAGTAGCTATTGTCACTGCTATGGAACTGAGATGCATAGATTACAAAAATTAAGGCAAAAAAGAACTGTAGTTTGTAAATGACTTGCACTGAAAGTCTACCTGTTGCTTACCTTAGTTTTACATTTAAcattatatttgattataatataatattggtAATTTCTTCTGCCCCTTAACACTTGGGCGAATTGTTAATTGGTGTTTGTgtctaaaattttttatgtgagCAGAAAGGAGATAACACAGCTGCAGaacaaagaaattgaaatgaaaaaggcAGCTGCAAAAGGTAGCAAGGCGGAACAGAAAGCTAAGAAAAAGTTGGTCGAGGAAGAGGTCTCTCAACTATCtgcaaagctaaaagaaaaacatgctgAAGAACTTGCTTCTTTAGGTTACAACAGTACTAATGGAAATGAGAGTAGCAATCTTGACAACTTGGTGAAGGCTGTAGCGGGGGTTTCTGTTACCAACCAGCCTGAGCATTCAAAGCCCAGCAAGAGCGCAAAGAGACGGGGGAAAAGAGCTCAGCAAGAAGCAGAAAGAGAACAAAGAATACAAGAAGAGCAGAGCAACCTTGTAAGTGATCGAATGATTGAAGATGAAAAACTGGAAAGAAAGCTTGAACCCCTCGGGTTGACTATAAATGAAATAAAGCCAGATGGGCACTGCCTCTACCGAGCTGTTGAAGATCAGCTGGCACTCCTTTCTGGAGGTTCAGCACCATATGATTACCAAGAGCTTCGAAAATTGGTGGCTGCCTATATGAGGGAAAACTCACCAGATTTCCTCCCCTTCTTCCTGTCAGATACTATTACCGAAGAACACTCTGATCATTCACTCTCAGATAGATTCGAGAATTACTGTAAAGAAGTTGAGTCTACAACAGCATGGGGAGGGCAGCTGGAGCTTGGGGCTCTAACTCACTGCCTCCGGAGGCATATCAAGATATTTTCAGGATCATTCCCTGATGTGGAGATGGGAAAGGAGTACAAATCTGACGGTGGTGCTGGTTCATCAAATGCAAGCATTATGTTGTCGTACCATAAGCATGCGTTTGGTCTTGGGGAGCACTATAATTCTGTTATTCCAAATTTGACCCAATAGGAGGTATGTAATACTACACCTGTGCATCTTCACTTCACGAGGAACAAGATATTTGTCCGCTCTAAGTTGAATCTTTGGGTTGTGTAGAATTCATTATTGttagcatcatcatcatcatcatcatcaaggtTGACAATCGTGTGAATTTTGGAATGGTGGGAAATTTCATCAATATATGTGCGCTGTTTAACATTGTctccaattattttattttagtagcTGGATCTGATTGAGGAAATGTATACGGACAGGGCACTAAATTTCATCAACATCTGGTTGATAAATGTAAAGAGGGAAGAATCTTTGGAAGGAATAAAGAAAATATGCTTTGTAATATTTCAatagtaaatatattttgaaaaaagaaaataaaaaaaaagagcaggaACGTTGGagtgtgaaaaaaaaagggaaaacatGAATAGAAAACAGAAGAACTTccttcaaaatgaaaaaggaaaattttgGATAAGAAAAAAGACGGGCTAGGCCTCCGTCCGGGGGTCAGGCTTGATCGTGTTTCAGTCTGTAGATATATAGACTTGTAGATGACTTGTTGACGGCGCGTATCCGCCCATCTCTTCTGGTCTGCAGGTTTGGTCCCAGACATCATCAGAAAATCTCTAAACTCAAATGTTTTTCACCTTGTTCATCCAAAGACAAGTTAAAGCCATCCTCGCtccaataaaatagaaataaaaaatcatttcaagcaaaaattaaattaagctCCAAAACTCTTagatttggttaaaattttgcTAATAACTCTAGACACCACCTACACTATTCATTCCAATCCACTCATGTCTTAACATTCCGCACCGGCGGTGATGTATATCGCGTTTCTACCCGAGTTTGGGTATGCTtgtcttgaatatatatatttgaatgattttgatttgttttttttttaaaaaattattttaatatatttccaataaaaaaacattttacagcCAGAATTTTTTACCATAACTTTCTATTTGAGTCtcgttttcaattttttttttatcaaagcaaAAAAGGGGTCATTTGGTCAAACGGCTGGGTGGGCTGATGATGGGCGGCACCCACATGGTATATGGACCGTGCTTGGCACAATACAATTATTAGATAAATGTCTGGTGGGTTAGAGTCTTACAGCTCATTGGTTCCATCATTGGGTTTAGGCCTGGTGGCTGCTCACATGGACTCACACTCTGATTTGAGGCCGTCCTTTGAAACCTAGACTCACATGAGCTTCATTAACTTGacccttgattttttatatatattttaaaataaaattctcttaacataaataaataaaatggtatttaaaaattatctaattaattaattttcttaaaatatgatTAGAAATTTTAATGGTAATATAcggataattatatattaaaattattttttaaaaaatattgcacaAGAATTttcaataagaataaaaatatatattttattattatattttttatatagttttcataaattaattactcttttattattttatagaagCACATAGTTTATGTAAGGAGacatgatttttcagtttttttaactcgttttttagattatgataaatttttatttcaaaaacatgctcctaatataaaaaaatttcatcaaaataaaaaataagaaaatcaaattttaactaaatgttctcttgaattaatttatttttttatgattcttatgaatatttattttaattaccttaagtttttattaaaaaaaacatgtttcatcaaaacaagaaaaa is a window encoding:
- the LOC133683105 gene encoding OVARIAN TUMOR DOMAIN-containing deubiquitinating enzyme 5 — its product is MSDAQEIQDQPTEAIPANVSQKEEESRDEMLSRHRKEITQLQNKEIEMKKAAAKGSKAEQKAKKKLVEEEVSQLSAKLKEKHAEELASLGYNSTNGNESSNLDNLVKAVAGVSVTNQPEHSKPSKSAKRRGKRAQQEAEREQRIQEEQSNLVSDRMIEDEKLERKLEPLGLTINEIKPDGHCLYRAVEDQLALLSGGSAPYDYQELRKLVAAYMRENSPDFLPFFLSDTITEEHSDHSLSDRFENYCKEVESTTAWGGQLELGALTHCLRRHIKIFSGSFPDVEMGKEYKSDGGAGSSNASIMLSYHKHAFGLGEHYNSVIPNLTQ